One Apostichopus japonicus isolate 1M-3 chromosome 14, ASM3797524v1, whole genome shotgun sequence genomic window carries:
- the LOC139980223 gene encoding E3 ubiquitin-protein ligase RNF14-like, with amino-acid sequence MSDTEARNDELLALNGIFDENVFKSDLDKGGEILIHCKLPEDFHLFLRNEESKFACQAGARLEEKEGKVLIPISFLPPLVLRFDYPEDYPSCSAPHYSISCRWLSQQQINVIRQSLDNIWKDNKGEVILFLWADYLENESLNDLELTDAMTIEYEKVEPLFSFNPQSGGNGVIVPNVKGSHRDQIFYASSPESTITEIVNFDLSHKAKIFKTTVFSCGICYSDVQGIDCVSFMPCQHVYCKECVTEHFSVNIKEGRVLGLCCPETDCESMAIPGQVRDMVDDSLFQRYDSLLLQTSLDSMDDIFYCPRPGCGEAVIKDESGHLATCSLCRYVFCTLCGKPNHGVFDCQQAKREKIELMKRMKREEAERMDRELEEIAGEAYVLKKSKRCPSCGFHIQKSGGCNKMTCCRCRTYFCWVCMQSLDNNPYDHFEDPKSKCFHLLHSDLHDDDKWLDRK; translated from the exons ATGTCAGATACTGAAGCCAGAAATGATGAACTTCTTGCTCTCAACGGTATCTTTGACGAAAATGTGTTCAAATCAGACTTGGACAAAGGAGGAGAAATTCTCATCCACTGCAAACTTCCTGAAGATTTCCATCTTTTTCTCAGGAATGAAGAATCCAAGTTTGCATGTCAAGCAG GAGCAAGGCTAGAGGAGAAGGAAGGGAAGGTACTGATACCTATCAGTTTCCTCCCGCCTCTTGTTTTGAGGTTCGACTACCCCGAGGATTACCCATCATGCTCTGCTCCTCATTACTCAATATCTTGCAGGTGGCTTTCTCAACAACAG ATTAACGTTATCAGACAGTCTCTGGATAATATCTGGAAGGATAACAAGGGAGAGGTCATTCTATTTCTTTGGGCAGATTATCTGGAGAATGAATCCCTAAATGACCTTGAGTTGACCGATGCAATGACCATAGAGTATGAGAAGGTTGAGCCACTGTTCAGCTTCAACCCTCAGTCTGGTGGAAATGGAGTGATTGTACCCAACGTTAAAG GATCTCACAGAGATCAGATATTTTATGCTTCTAGTCCAGAGTCCACCATCACAGAGAttgtgaactttgacctttcaCACAAAGCAAAGATCTTTAAAACAACTGTCTTCTCATGTGGGATCTGTTACTCTGATGTTCAGGGCATTGACTGTGTGTCATTCATGCCATGTCAACATGTTTACTGTAAGGAGTGTGTCACTGAGCACTTTTCAGTTAACATCAAAGAAGGAAGGGTACTTGGACTCTGCTGCCCTGAAACAGATTGTGAATCGATGGCAATACCTGGCCAG GTACGGGACATGGTTGATGACAGCCTGTTTCAGAGGTACGATAGCTTGCTACTCCAGACTTCATTGGATAGCATGGATGACATCTTCTACTGCCCTCGCCCTGGATGTGGAGAAGCTGTTATAAAGGATGAAAGCGGTCACCTAGCAACCTGTTCCTTGTGTCGCTATGTCTTCTGCACACTGTGTGGCAAACCAAATCATGGGGTGTTTGACTGCCAGCAGGCCAAAC GAGAGAAGATAGAACTGATGAAGAGAATGAAAAGGGAAGAGGCAGAGAGAATGGATAGAGAGTTAGAAGAAATAGCCGGGGAAGCGTACGTCTTGAAGAAGAGCAAAAGATGCCCAAGTTGTGGGTTCCATATTCAG AAATCTGGTGGCTGCAACAAAATGACCTGCTGTCGGTGCAGGACCTACTTCTGTTGGGTTTGTATGCAATCCCTGGATAACAACCCCTATGACCACTTTGAAGACCCAAAATCCAAATGTTTCCATCTACTCCACTCAGATCTTCATGATGATGACAAATGGCTAGATCGAAAATGA